The proteins below are encoded in one region of Apium graveolens cultivar Ventura chromosome 4, ASM990537v1, whole genome shotgun sequence:
- the LOC141719014 gene encoding uncharacterized protein LOC141719014, whose translation MLAYGAKALVPLEITYGSQRVEASEPENNEKGMSLALDLIDEVRDEANAHNAEHQQRASIYYNRRIKERFFHQGDLVLRKDEASGVGERGKLAPNYEGPYKAMKTLG comes from the coding sequence ATGCTGGCTTATGGAGCCAAAGCTCTGGTGCCTCTAGAAATCACCTATGGATCACAAAGGGTCGAAGCTTCTGAAccagaaaataatgaaaaaggcATGAGTCTCGCTCTCGATCTCATTGATGAAGTCAGAGATGAGGCCAACGCCCATAATGCAGAGCATCAACAAAGAGCCTCCATATATTATAACAGAAGGATAAAGGAAAGGTTCTTTCATCAAGGGGACTTGGTCTTAAGGAAGGATGAGGCGTCAGGAGTCGGGGAGAGAGGAAAGCTAGCCCCAAACTATGAAGGGCCTTATAAGGCCATGAAGACATTAGGATGA